TGCACAGGAGTCTCTTTAAGTCTTACACATACAAAGCTACATGTGTAAAACATGAGATTCCACAGGACCAAGCAAAAAACAACTATCAAGGAGTTGTACCGAGAACAATTATCAATGTTTCCATGAGGCTCGAGTCTTTCAGGTTTCAACCAGCTAAAGACCTTTTTAAACGACACCAGGAAGGCCATGCCAAGGACTAAGGCTAAACTAAATCTAGAATACAGGCTACTCTGGATTTCCCCCTAACAGAGCTAAAACATAAAGCTTAATAGAATCAAGCTTATTATCAAGTAAATCAACTGCCTGTCAGAACAAATttcaatactttttaaagaaaagagaacaaaatccaGACCCTCAACACATTTCAAATGTCTACCATACAAATATTACTAGGTAAGTGAAAATTAAATCATAACATACTATAGAGAATCCTAAGAGTGTCCTAAACTGCTCAGTCTCTTCTCACCACTTCACAAATTTCTGTAAGTTAAAATCTATACGTTAAAGAGAAATGATAACGTAAAGGAAATAGTAGTACACAGACCTCACTGAAGATACGAAATCActgaagagaagcagaaaagtCACAAAACAGATTTTCTCATTACTAAACATTATAATCTGATGGCATGAGTcatcacagaaatatttaaataggaGAGCCTGCTTACCGatatgtaaaaacattttaaagcctACAAAAAAACTGCTAAAAAGCTCCTACAACAAAGGCTAAGCCTCAAttagtctcaaataaataataattgttttaaataggttttactatttactatttgCTAATGAGTATTTATTGCCATATATAAAGAAACAACTgttatttctctacatctggtaACTTATGTAAGACACAGCCTCCAAACCAGAAAGCAAGCACACAAAAAAACATACAATTAAAACAAACATCTCCTTGCACACTAAAGCTTATCTGTGCATTCAAAAGAGAGATTCTTCAGTGCATCACTCAAGAATCCTAACACATAATTCTAACAAGCCTGGTTATTCTGACTTCCAAGTGTAAAGAGAACTAAAAGCACTCAGAAGGGAAGGCTGAATTATCAGAGGAAGGTAGCATGATATCATTAGTGACAATAAAAtgaaagtcaacaaaactgaagaaaattcTAAGAAGTCACAGAACTtctaaaagaatatagaaaagaaGCTAAATTATAAGAACATAAAAAAGCTGAGAAGCCCAAATCATTTAGCATAAGCAAAAGCAGAGATACTCTGGTGGTGATGGCAGAAAAATTTCACTACATAACCTCTGTTTGCAAAAACGACTctaaatgcagaagaaaaagttaaattataCTTGGGTATAAATATACTGGGATTACAATAGAGAACTACTTTTCGAAACTATTCACATCACTTGAAATAAAAGATGGGgacattcaaaggaaaaaaacaagagttCACTGTGCACTGATTATTTTGATTAGTCAATGGCACACTCCTCTTACAACCAAAAACTTCATACTAAGGACAGTTATTTCCCTCCTCTCATTAAAATTTGTGCCAAACTACTAGGGCCAATCTGGCTGTTATATTCCATGGTCTTTTCCAATTAGTTGAGAAAGTACACCATGCATGAGTTTTCCCTAATAACCTCTGACTTTAATTCAATTCATTGTAAACATCCCCCAAAGTATTTTTTGCAAATTATCCAAATTATCTATTTAAAGCCAAGCTGTAGCCATAGTTTTATATCCTCCATTCGTACAGGGCAATTATTCTTCACAGACACACTAatagaatgttctttaaaaacGATGAACATGAAAGCATTTCATTCAATAAACAGGTTACTTACCTATAATGCGGATTCTCTGACAGATAAAACCAGATAATCATAATTAAAATTACAGAGCTTAAACTCGGActaaagaattttgaaaactgaGTAATTAGTATCTGCTCCTTATGAGTTTTAAACCTAGAAACCTGAAAATCCATGGAATAAGTCTTTATTGGATGAGATAACCAGGAGTAATTCAGACTAGGAGTTAGAATATGGGAGTTCTAATCCTATATCTACCAGTAGTTCATCATACTttcaataaataacattaaaacatTAATTATGAGTTAGGAAATGAGGACTGTGTAACACCACCTATGCTACTTCTGAATTATAGGGAGTGTCAAATGAGAAACTAGAGGAAATCACTTTGCACCTTATGAAGCACAGTACAAATGTAACATTATTTTATCTAGGGCAGGATGACTCCTCTATTACTTTCTAAGCAAAATCCATCTCTAGTCTTGGAGTCTTCTGGTCCCTTGAAAGAAACTTAAACAATGAAAGTAGTCTCATGGGAAGTGAATCTACAAGACCTGATGAGGATTTTCTCTATGTAGCCTCTGAAACTGATGAAGATATCAAATGATTCACATAAGCATAGTGTAAAAGAATgtatcataaattatttaaagtacATTATTTTCAGAGAACCaagtttaaaaatacacttcCTATAAATATCCTTTAATATGGCTTAAAAACTTCTTACCTAGAGACTACATGAGCAATACTCTTTGATAAGCAACCAGCTTACTCTTATACTTCATTATCTAGAAACTTGATAATTTGGTATAAACATTAATGATCTTATCAATGAGTTAACCCATCAGAAGAACTCAAGAATCCACAAAGTCTTAATCGGACTTTTCATCCTCTGCTTGTTCATGAAGTTATAAGATCTTTAAATGAAGTTATCCAAGTCCCTTCAAATAATTTACTTAAGTAGTCATACAATGAGAATTCAGAGAAGATTGAccaaatcacattttctttttgagtATCTATTTTCCAGTCATTGCCCTGTGAATTGGGAAAAAAGCTCCGAATATTAAAACTCAGgatcagggactcctgggtaagtcagcagttgagcatctgccttgggctcagggtgtgatggcggagtcctgggatcgagtcccacattgagctccctgcatagagcctgcttctccctctgcctatgtctctgactctccgtgtctctcatgaataaataaataaaatcttttaaaaataaataaataaataaaaacccaggACCTAAAAACTTCCATACCTGCTCTCCCTAGAGCCAGAACTTCAAATCTAGAGATCTGATTCGATGCTTCCCATTCAAAATCCACAAAAGGTCAATTCccaaagagaaaggcaaatgttAAGTACGTGATCTCAGTCTGGCTATTTAGGCCAAAAAGGGAGTCATTAGGTATCATCTACCACTTTAACAGAATCTTTCATCTTAAAGACCagagttttgaaataaaatatacttcttCTGATTCCCCACTCACTACTCTTTGAGAAATCACATCTAGTGAAATAATCCACACCTGGAAtcttgccagaaaaaaaaaatcttcagtctCCCCTGTGCCTAGGAGAGTTCTCCATTtggaaaaatacatacataaaagcaCACTGTGGGTTTATGTGAATAAGAGGGATGGCATTTAGAGAGGAAACAGGGTTAAGTATCCCGAATGCTCACAAATTCATTTCTCTGGCCTATGGTCTAATTACCATGAAACAGATCTAAGGCTAGGTTTCTATAGCATAGTATCTTTTCAAACATTTACAAGTCATTAGATGACCCTATATGTAACACCCCTGCAAACAAGACAGATAAATTATCGGCTAAATGGTAGGATATACAGCTGCTAATTAAATAATGTTAGTTTAGAAAAGAGCTGCAACTGGAATAAAGAAGAGCTATGTTCTCCTGGCCCTGGACAAAGAACAATGCCATACTCAGTGTTTTCTATCAGTAACGTATTTTTTAATCTGGCCATCAGGATGTACTCTACTCATTCCCTACTGGTAAAGATATTCATGCGTAATCTGGGTAATGCCCAATTCCCAGTTTCACAATTATCTGGAGAAATTTACTAGCATGAagtgaataagaaagaaaaaaatatacttgatGGGGTACATGTGTACATCTGTGTGTACAGGAGAATAACATTCCAACTacccatttatctttttttttctttaccccaAGTGCATTTTCAAACAGCCAGAAAATAACTTGAGACTTCAAAGACAAGTATCAGGATGCTATTTTTTGCAATGACAATTTGGGTAAAAAAAGCCAACATTATATCCAACCATCTCTTGGCtctaaacaaaaagcaaaggaataaGAACTTTAAAGAGATTACATCTAACTTGATCAAGCATCTTCtctcaattttctttaaattatctcTAACGAAGATACTctcactccccatttccctcctcccaatatgcttcctttgggggataaaaagttaaaagtggaAGTGTCAAAAAGTATTACCTTCAAAGCAAGAAGGAGAGATTTCTTTTGCCCAAAGTCACCAAATGagacattaatttgaaaatactatCCTATAAAAAGCAACTACTATCCAAATTCCAAAGGACTTTGTATATCCTGAGGAACCTAATAGCTCTCATTTTCAAAGGCTTAGGGATATAAAACATCACTCTTTACTTTAGACAATTGTTTTATAGGTTTATCATCCTTGAGAATTATCACCAAGAGCTCTAACAAAAAAGTAACataatgaatagaaaaatattttccatcaacATACCAGCTAAGCCTTAAGAGAGAATCTCTTTgccaaagaaacaataaaaaggaagagaaataatgagTATCATATTATAAAAATGCACACTTCTTGAGTTCTTGGCTTTTCTATTACATAATACTCTGCTTCCTATGCCTGCAGATAAacaactgtttttaaaaactgatgcaTAATACTAATGATAAGAACTCTATCTGAAATTGAAAAAAGCTTCACTTACTCACTTCTTGAGTTTTCTACCTCAAATTGGActtcaaatatttcaaacacacaaaaatgctaaccattctacaaaataaataaaatgctcagaTAAAAGGACTTCTACTAAACTAAACATTAAAAtactacttataaaaaaaaaaggaaaattttcagaaaagaaacataCGCTAAAAGGCCTCCATATTATCATATACAAATGTGAACTATCTGTAATATATGGCAAAAAATGATTACGGTCCACAAGTATTTAATACTTTGATCTGATACATACCACAATCTGGCAATTGTCACCATAAGAACATCACAAAGTTTCctcaaatcagtgtttttacaCAGCCTATAAAATCTGTGCTAGTAATTCAAAAGCTTACTTTGTAGGAGTAAAGGTGATTAACTTATATATGTCCTTTACTGTTGTTGATCATGGTATTTATAAGCACTGTTCACCGTTCATTAACATTCCTTTCAGGATTATTCAGAGTTAACTCCAATTCATTTGTGTTACTACTCAGAATACTTTAAAGCAAATCTAAGCAAAATTGTGATAAACTTGGACACtcaattctttattttagaaagtgcCTTCAttacaaaggttaaaaaaatgatCGTATTTTAAGATAGTCTCTCTTATAATTTAGAATCAGGAGAAAGTTGTCTCAAATGCTTTATGTAAACTATACAACAGACTAATTTTCTAATTAATGCTAATTATAATATACAATTACCCATCACAATATTAGCAGTAATATCTACCTCTGCAAATCACAAGTCAAAGATAATGcataaagtacatttttttaaatcaaaagtttTCATTGGAAATTAGATAGAAGTAACTAAGATAAAAGTAGATTTATAGCCTGCAGGATTTACCTTATCTGTAAGTCTAAGCACTCATTAATTGTTCTATACTGTCTGGAAGGCATAGATACTTCAAGATAAAGCTCCACAACTATAAATCAGAATGTATTATGATAACTAAAGatgtttccattttacaaattaacTGAAATGGTATAAAACATTagtaaacaaaaatatcaaccatgttTCCACATGTCTTTCCTAATTGAGATGTGTGAAATATCAAAACTAGAAAACCATACTGCCATTGAGAAGAGTAATAGTTGAAttttaaagtctttctttttttggagtttAAGAGTTGAGATAACCATTACATCAAACCTAAAATTTCAGCTAAAGCATTAATTTTAGCTATAATAAAAATGCTATGAACAGACATTTATGAATAGATACTGAAAACGTGGGGAATAATAAACAAAGCAGAATTCATGGTTACCATATTTACACATACTCTTTGTTGTGTTTCAGTGCCACATGATCTGATTCAAAGTAATAAACATCAggatcatcatcttcttcttctgtATTGTGCGGATTGGCACTCTCTTTGGCAGATGGCAAATGTCCAATATTAAGTCTTGCCTCTGAGGGTGGCTTACTTAGTCCTTCACTCCCATAATTTTCAGAGTcacaaaatattcctttttcattCTGAGAAATCTCATCAGGATTTGTGGGAGATTCACTTATGTTATCACTAACAGTTGCATTTGTTTCATTGGGACTAAGATTATTCTCCTCAAATTGTCCATTTTCTCTGCAAGGAGAACTGCTTTTAGTGGGACTACCTCTGGTGGGGGCCGCCCTTCGTGGTGACGTTCTCAGAGTATATCGATGTTCTTGAGGTTCTGATAAAGACATCATTTGAGCTGAAACACAGTCTAGAACAGATGATGATTCTGGTTCTCCAGAGACTGGCATACTCTCAAGACTTGTGTCCAGGGCGTTATTGGTGTTTTCATTACACTGCTCTTTTGAGGCACTGCTATCTCCCACCACATCTACTTCCTCCTCAGAATCCCTTAAGGATGACTGAATTTCAGAAAAGGGGCCTGTAGCTGGCTCAGTAGTCAGCTGATTAACATGTtccacaggcaggcaggcagttaCTACTTTGTGGTCCTCCAACTTGACCTGCACTTCTGAATTGGTGCAAGGCACGTTATGGTCTATATAACTGTCCTCCTTCCTACTATCAAGGAACATTGAAGTGTGGGTATCCGAATCCCCATTTTCAGCTACTGACTTTTCCTGCAACACATATGAACCAGTGCTATTTTGTTTAGTGTTCCCATCAGGCTGACAGTCATCACAGTTTATAACAGCTGAATCACTGTCATCAACACCATTGACAGCCAAATAGCCTGTGATTTCTTCAACTACTGCAGAATTAAGTGGCCCTTCCTCACTGACATTCAcctttttaatttcccttttctcaCAATCATCCAGTATAAGACATCGACAAGCTCGTTTAGTCCCTTGAAAATCTGCATCATTGTCCACTACTGTATTCCTCTGTTCTACTGACTCCTTGTCTGATTTTATAGGTGAATCTTCTTCTGAACTGTTTGGTGCTTCAGATCTAAGGCAACgcttaattctttttaaaactggtGAAACAGGTTCTGTTTGCCTTCTCTCACAATTTTCTACAGCCTGCCTTTCTATGTTAtctttttctgaagaagaaagtcCTCTTTTCCTAGGGCTTACCCATGATTCTCgagtattttgctgttttaaatcAGTAGTTCTtccattattatttcctttctgaatCTGCACAGGCTCTGGTCTCTTCTTTGGTGATCTTGATCGTACTTGAGAATGAGAAGAGATTTCTTCAGGGTGAGCAATGCTACGATTCCTTAAAGTTCTACCACAAAAAGATTCATCCAAGCCGTTTAACCCCACTGTTGATCTTGTAACACGAGTAGATCGGGAAGCAGCCATACTATGGCAAGTCCCTACAATACGGTCATCATGATCCACTCATTGGGAAACCttcaaaaatgtaaacaaaataatgagaaaaggtAATAGTTAATACAcctaaaacaaaagcataaagCTATTAACTTTAAAATCCAAGTATAGCCTATATTAATAAagtgatataatttattttattaacagtTCCAAAAATGATACCAGTAATAGCTAACAATTACATGGCACTTAATATGTTCCAGGAATTGTCCTATATGCTTTACGTACATTAACTCACTTAAGTCACAACAATTAAGAAAGGTGCTATTATCATCCATACTTTACAAATGAAAAGGGTGAGTATGTGTATCATTTAAGTAATCTGTCCAAAGCCACACACTTAAGTGGCAGGGCAGGGCTCTAGAGACCATGCCTTTAACTCGCCTTGCTGTGTATCTGCCATTCAGATCACAGGCACAAAAGGCCCAGAAAAGATTTCCCTGAAAGACAGGATTTCATCTTGGTTATTAAAATAATACCCTTGAATTTATATAGCAGCTATCAGAAAACTATCCCAatcatttcttatgttttctcAAAACATTCCTGGGAGGTAAAGTGGTAGGCTCTGCTCTTCTTAATTCACttttaataaaatgagttttAGATCAAATCCTTCGATAACAAACTATGTGACATCCGAAATATTTCAGTTGCGGTAGGATTTTTCTAATCAAGCAGATGAACAGATTTCACAACCTTGGCTTACAATAGCTAAAAGCAAAACAGAGAGCAAAGCCAAATCTCCCTAGTCTCTAGAAGTAGAGCTATAAATTATAGCAAGTGAAAGCAAGTATGCTGAAGAggacagaagaaaaaggaaaagcagtcCCCAAAGCAAATATTACATCTAAGAAATCAGGATCACATAAATAACCCCATCCTCTCCTTTGAACTcctgtatatatgtataagcCACAGTTTTAATGCATTTTGGGAGATGAGCTGGTTTTCTGATGTAGATGTTTGGTGTTTCTAAGACAGAAATGCAAGGGAAATTGAAAAACGCCCTGACTGATCCATCTGGATAAACTGTGAgtggttatttttttccaaaggttCTCTCATAAAGCAGAATAAAGGAGCTATTAACATTTCAAGCATCCATTCTTCTGCTCCTCTTCTGTTTAGCTTTCGCAAGATAATTTTCCATTTCACTGCTTAACTTCCAAATGGGGTATAGGATGGATAGAGAAAGAGGCCAATGACTGTAGTAGGTAGTTTCAtagcaccctcccacccccctcttTGGTCATGCTTCCCATAGTCTCCTTCTCCTACCTTTCAAATGCCATTCTAACCCTCCCCCTGCAAATCAACTATCATCTCTCCTTTGCCTCAACCAAAAGTGTCTAACAATAGAAAGGCTATGAAGAACTACAGAAGCAATAGCAATATGTTAccacatacaagaaaaaaaaaactaaagggaaTTGTCTTCCTGTTTCTGCTTGTTGACAAATGAATTTAAGTTTCCTAAAACATATATAAGttgatttggttttatttcagaGTGAGGCatactttttcaatttttaattaacaATTTTTGAAGATCTTAAAAGACTGACAAAACAAGCCCTGGGATCAGAGTATGATAATTTGTTCTATAGAATTCTATAGCCATCTCATGAACAAGAACTATAGGACACCAATCAGAACTTAGAAATACATTTCACACAGTAAACTTTTACTATTTTGGGTTCATTAGAGGGACATGACATGCAATTCTCTTTTGCTTAAATCTTGTCATGAAGATTACAGTCTATTTTAAATCACAGATAATACTGAATGTCCCATAAATATCCACTTTTAATTACCAAAAATTTCAGTTAAATTTCAAATGATGTTTCAACAAAGCACAAACTAAATAATATGAAagccaatttatttatttcaaataccCAGATCTGGAGCTCTCAAATTTGAAGGTTACTGACAACTATTAATTACCTATGTAAATACACAAgggaaatgtaatttaatttttattaagaatctcttaatctttactttttaaaatgtgatgccAATTAAGGGCATATAAACCTCAAACGACTCCAGTAACAGACATTCCtagctcttcttttctttccatatcaatctaaatgaaagcaaaaatctcTGCCTTgtcattattaataaaataaacctaTTCTTAATATTACTCAGAGTTACTTATAaggaacatatatatattacatagtactaagattatatatgtatatatcatatatacttaTAAAACACCATCTATAATAAGGGCCTATTTCTTCACTATACCAGTGATCAAAACAGATTACTATGAAagattaaatctctttttttcttctgattcctaaaaagcatttttatccCATTCATCAACCACAATAAAGTCCGTTTTAGTTACAGTTCTCAAATCCCTATGCTATTGCACCGCATTTAAAGTGAACCTGTTTTATACAAGGACGCTTCTGGTACCTCAAACTCTCGCAACTGTGTCCTGAGAACCAGCATCATGGCATCTCTTGGAAGCCTGCTGGAAATGCGGAATTatcaggccctgccccagacctACCAATTAATCCGATTCCCAGGTGATTTTCATCAGGTTCAAACTAAATTAGACCCATTTATCATATATTCTTTAATTCCTTATTTGACTctagtaataaaaatgtataaataaagcCATGATTACTTTGGCTAAAGAAATACCATATAGAGGACCCAATCTCTTGCCTGACATTAACATATTGCATGTACCTAAggtaataaattattaaaaattctgaaaattaaatgaaatttgaacACTCTTCacgctgattttttttcttctgttctaacctttttcttcatcttctctattttaaatagtaaagGCACATACTTTCTGTAGTTATCTAATAAACTGAACACAAACTTCAATTACCAAAAGGGACTAAAACTGTCCTGATTATCTCAACCAAGTCTCAACATTGTTTTGCCATGTTTAGCAAAGCATTATAGACTAAAGTAGATTTCCTCATTTTAGCTGCATAATACAATGACTAAAGAAATTCAGTGAAGAGCACAAAATTATATTCCTGCCAAAAATTAAACTACTAAGGGAACAGAAAGGAACTTATTTACAAACTACCTCAGAAAATACTCTTGTTAGTTAACTAAATAGGAGGCATATGATGAAAACCTTAGCCAGCACCCAACTAGAACTAGAAATGCAATCATTCTAGTTTCAAAATTAAGGGAAACTGTTAACATATTCATATGGCAAAATGCAGTCTAGAAACTAGAATGAAGTTTTTCCTATATGTTATCTACCAACTAATGAATATGGCACTTCCTAGAACAGAAGAGAATATGATCGATCACTAGAATTAAATAGATTCCCTTTCTTCCTCACCCTCATAAGCTTCATCCTATTGGAGAGTACATTAAGGACCGTCAACCAAATTTCAGCCTTTCTATTCATATTAAACCCCACATACCACCTGTAAGTCTAACATCTCACCCATTTATTTGCTGTTGAACTACCCTCCCCCAAATCTGAATCTACTTTTACCTCAAATCTAACTCTAGGATTCTGAAACACTATCAGCTGTATTTCAGATCATAAATATCCAGCCTTTGTGATCACATCTGTAGAACTACATcaatataaactaaaaaagaataataagcaTTAAACTAAAAATGGTCCATCTAATGAATAACTACTCTTAGCTATCACCTCAAAAATCAGAAAGATTTTTCAAAGATAATGCCTATAACTTTTTGCTCCACTATAATTACCAAAGGAGTATGGTTTATTTTGGGAATTGAGAGACTGGCAATCCTCCATTAACATCAACATTCTAGTTGATATTTATTATCataatatttagttttattaattgAACAATTTTTAGGAAACTGGTCATGATACCATATCAAACCaaagtaaaaggcaaaaaaaagagcaagagcaaCTGAAAGTGTTACCAATATGTTTCTTCTGTCTAGAACATAAACATGAGTTGCTTAGTAATGGTTCAGACTATCCTTGTCACACAATCCTTTTAAGACAAATTTCCTCAGTTGAGCAATTACCACTATAAGGTTAAAAGTAGGAGAGTGAAACATGGGGACCCACTTATGCAAttcttaatatttgtgttttgACGCTAAATTCTAATACATACTGCCTTAAAGGgatctcttctttcttccccattAAGAGAAACAGATATATGATAGATTAACATAGATACAAAGACAGAAAGCTGAATgaatacatacttaaaaaaaaaaaacaaaactgaggagAAACAAAAGTCGAGGAATTTCATAATGCCCCCTTCAATCAAAAATACCTAAAATGTCAAAGATAGGTATAATGCTCTAGAGATTCCAACATACTTAATCattaatcatttcatttataCCCCTGTTGGGAAGAGTGGGAAAATATATCATTGCTAACCCATTCCCTATTGCTCCATACTCATATGAATTGCCAGGCAGACTGCACAATATACCATGcagaataaagaatataaatacaaGTTACCCCCCACCCACAAAAAAATATCAAACTACAGTTGTCTTCACTACTGCAAAACTAAATAACTTACCTGTACAACCAAAGATCTATCATTGTGGAAATATTATCTCTTTTCCTTATATCCTGAAGGAGTTGGAGCTATGATCTAGAATAGAGCTTAAGCATCAGGGTTTCAGACTCTCAGCTTCAGCCACGGAGAATACTAGAACCTCCCaaaattcctttctttaaaataaaataataaaaaaaaattaaagaaacaaattaactTATGCTAATAGACTTACCCCTTCTATAAGAGGAAACAGCAGATAACAGAATATCTATTCATAGTAACATCTTTGATATTTCTTAGCAACTCTGTAGCCTCAGAGATACCAAGAAActggaaacagatttttaaaaaccaacaaaaacaaagcaaaaagagcTTGAAATATACTGAATCCTCATAACAACTCATTATTAGTTTGCATCCAAATGTCACTCCATTCTTCTCTAGAGTCTGTGGGCAATATTCTTTTGCGGTGACCCAAAGACTGCCTTTAATAAAATTTCTCATATAGAATTTATTATCTCTTACTCTTATATTCTAGAGCCCTACCCAAACTTTGGCCTTCAAGTATTCAAAACTAGGGACTGaccaacaaaaataatttaagtcaTGCACACCAAAGAATCAACTAAGTCTTCAAATATCTATATGATAACTTTGATGACTACTAGCATTAAG
This genomic window from Canis aureus isolate CA01 chromosome 8, VMU_Caureus_v.1.0, whole genome shotgun sequence contains:
- the ZZZ3 gene encoding ZZ-type zinc finger-containing protein 3 isoform X1, yielding MAASRSTRVTRSTVGLNGLDESFCGRTLRNRSIAHPEEISSHSQVRSRSPKKRPEPVQIQKGNNNGRTTDLKQQNTRESWVSPRKRGLSSSEKDNIERQAVENCERRQTEPVSPVLKRIKRCLRSEAPNSSEEDSPIKSDKESVEQRNTVVDNDADFQGTKRACRCLILDDCEKREIKKVNVSEEGPLNSAVVEEITGYLAVNGVDDSDSAVINCDDCQPDGNTKQNSTGSYVLQEKSVAENGDSDTHTSMFLDSRKEDSYIDHNVPCTNSEVQVKLEDHKVVTACLPVEHVNQLTTEPATGPFSEIQSSLRDSEEEVDVVGDSSASKEQCNENTNNALDTSLESMPVSGEPESSSVLDCVSAQMMSLSEPQEHRYTLRTSPRRAAPTRGSPTKSSSPCRENGQFEENNLSPNETNATVSDNISESPTNPDEISQNEKGIFCDSENYGSEGLSKPPSEARLNIGHLPSAKESANPHNTEEEDDDPDVYYFESDHVALKHNKDYQRLLQTIAVLEAQRSQAVQDLESLGKHQKEALKNPIGFVEKLQKKADIGLPYPQRVVQLPEIVWDQYTNSLGNFEREFKNRKRHTRRVKLVFDKVGLPARPKSPLDPKKDGESLSYSMLPLSDGPEGSNSRPQMIRGRLCDDTKPETFNQLWTVEEQKKLEQLLLKYPPEEVESRRWQKIADELGNRTAKQVASRVQKYFIKLTKAGIPVPGRTPNLYIYSKKSSTSRRQHPLNKHLFKPSTFMTSHEPPVYMDEDDDRSCFHSHMNTAIEEASDEESIPIMYRNLPEYKELLQFKKLKKQKLQQMQAESGFVQHVGFKCDNCGIEPIQGVRWHCQDCPPEMSLDFCDSCSDCLHETDIHKEDHQLEPVYRSETFLDRDYCVSQGTSYNYLDPNYFPANR
- the ZZZ3 gene encoding ZZ-type zinc finger-containing protein 3 isoform X2 — translated: MAASRSTRVTRSTVGLNGLDESFCGRTLRNRSIAHPEEISSHSQVRSRSPKKRPEPVQIQKGNNNGRTTDLKQQNTRESWVSPRKRGLSSSEKDNIERQAVENCERRQTEPVSPVLKRIKRCLRSEAPNSSEEDSPIKSDKESVEQRNTVVDNDADFQGTKRACRCLILDDCEKREIKKVNVSEEGPLNSAVVEEITGYLAVNGVDDSDSAVINCDDCQPDGNTKQNSTGSYVLQEKSVAENGDSDTHTSMFLDSRKEDSYIDHNVPCTNSEVQVKLEDHKVVTACLPVEHVNQLTTEPATGPFSEIQSSLRDSEEEVDVVGDSSASKEQCNENTNNALDTSLESMPVSGEPESSSVLDCVSAQMMSLSEPQEHRYTLRTSPRRAAPTRGSPTKSSSPCRENGQFEENNLSPNETNATVSDNISESPTNPDEISQNEKGIFCDSENYGSEGLSKPPSEARLNIGHLPSAKESANPHNTEEEDDDPDVYYFESDHVALKHNKDYQRLLQTIAVLEAQRSQAVQDLESLGKHQKEALKNPIGFVEKLQKKADIGLPYPQRVVQLPEIVWDQYTNSLGNFEREFKNRKRHTRRVKLVFDKGLPARPKSPLDPKKDGESLSYSMLPLSDGPEGSNSRPQMIRGRLCDDTKPETFNQLWTVEEQKKLEQLLLKYPPEEVESRRWQKIADELGNRTAKQVASRVQKYFIKLTKAGIPVPGRTPNLYIYSKKSSTSRRQHPLNKHLFKPSTFMTSHEPPVYMDEDDDRSCFHSHMNTAIEEASDEESIPIMYRNLPEYKELLQFKKLKKQKLQQMQAESGFVQHVGFKCDNCGIEPIQGVRWHCQDCPPEMSLDFCDSCSDCLHETDIHKEDHQLEPVYRSETFLDRDYCVSQGTSYNYLDPNYFPANR